Proteins from a genomic interval of Micromonospora sp. NBC_00389:
- a CDS encoding SseB family protein — protein MTEWEPATEAEVAMRDALRANDQELYFRLLSRTDLLLPVAAPALPGQAPSGWGTWTTGGRTHVLAFTSAAALRACLGDHPGSNRRVPFTDLAVGWPNQEWWLAVNPGLPVEGYLPPWFVAQLSRGDVRLPGRAMGARARLERAETLSRSRTGGSGRDGTNATGASPDTGSTSSGFDPAATPSGLPSPARGAVPRVGGPVAPGTSSRTPGPGELTRRSGGEDMPAAGQRYPTGPPRPGRPGDAIPGVSRSAASRFTPLAPADRPNVAPTEQTGAGAGWPPPKRPGADVNGPAAGNGPAPSNGPAAGNSSAESGRRSFFEPASGRGRTTGPASGEGRSGDRAVPPSRFGPGSQPFPRRRPADGPGGENATRAFPMPDPDATRPLRPPAVDPGASRGVRAPAPDDEPTQPLPPRRSGPLAEEPTRAFRVPGRPTGEVPLTRLGRTDPSADETQAIPRRRTGDSGRFEPGEELPASIAEPVSGPPAPRRGFTPIVIEGTIIESRDLPDPAEAEGPADAAWRSGPQSAAAPSSSPGQFGPAAFAPEPTAPPSTGPGPFGSAASVPEPTAPPSTGLGQFGPEPTAPPTSGPDQFGPASSGPGSSGLGLFGPSEAGVGGGPADGGWGGVRVDDRVGGQDGEDRADLAGPPVGVDGADRVADDVGGQAPRPRTGSGAEPARPDADDSAERTVPDGGEQHGRAPVEFLPANTVEEDLLGAAGAGSTDTFLSTLLLARVLLPAAPDSVRGSRPGDPGFVWRTEQLDGETYVVVYTSPERLADHAEGDVDTVRVKFAQLIRRWPDEDWSFAVNPGTPVGAKLPGEQIVALANWAAEVGLGDDLEVDAAETPVVAEPAARPRYAPAAVDPARPTVMQKAIAPSQLAYYLERGYDRVSGFVHRAGELAHLTTPAQLHDALGLSYPDSPFARDAEEIYVLRWPAHRPSLYRIPYGGQNEPAMRAMEGWVIERAPFRGNGFAPGESSDVVAEFKVDSARLPHGAQLWRIGVDGTERVVAVLDTDAVVWRQVGEA, from the coding sequence GTGACCGAATGGGAGCCGGCCACGGAGGCCGAGGTGGCGATGCGGGACGCGCTGCGCGCCAACGACCAGGAGCTCTACTTCCGGCTTCTGTCCCGCACCGATCTGTTGTTGCCGGTCGCCGCCCCTGCGCTGCCCGGTCAGGCACCATCCGGCTGGGGCACCTGGACCACCGGCGGCCGGACCCACGTGCTGGCCTTCACCTCCGCCGCCGCGCTGCGGGCCTGCCTCGGCGATCACCCCGGCAGCAACCGACGCGTCCCGTTCACGGATCTCGCGGTCGGCTGGCCCAACCAGGAGTGGTGGCTCGCGGTCAACCCGGGGTTGCCCGTCGAGGGGTACCTACCGCCCTGGTTCGTCGCCCAGCTCTCCCGGGGCGACGTCCGGCTGCCCGGCCGCGCCATGGGCGCCCGCGCCCGCCTGGAGCGGGCCGAGACCCTGTCCCGGTCCCGGACCGGTGGGTCCGGTCGGGACGGCACGAACGCCACGGGTGCGTCGCCCGACACCGGGTCGACGTCGTCCGGGTTTGACCCGGCGGCGACCCCGTCCGGGCTGCCCTCGCCAGCGCGGGGCGCGGTGCCCCGGGTGGGCGGCCCGGTCGCACCGGGCACGTCGTCCCGGACGCCCGGCCCAGGTGAGCTGACGCGCCGATCTGGCGGGGAAGACATGCCCGCCGCTGGTCAGCGGTACCCGACCGGCCCGCCCCGACCCGGCAGGCCGGGCGACGCAATACCCGGCGTGTCCCGGTCGGCCGCGTCCCGGTTCACGCCGCTGGCGCCTGCCGACCGCCCCAATGTCGCCCCCACCGAGCAAACCGGTGCCGGTGCGGGCTGGCCGCCGCCGAAGCGGCCGGGTGCCGACGTCAACGGCCCGGCCGCCGGCAACGGTCCAGCCCCCAGCAACGGCCCAGCCGCTGGCAACAGCAGCGCCGAGAGCGGCCGACGCTCCTTCTTCGAACCGGCGTCCGGCCGGGGCCGGACCACCGGCCCGGCCTCGGGCGAGGGCCGGTCCGGCGACCGCGCGGTTCCGCCGTCCCGGTTCGGGCCGGGCAGCCAGCCCTTCCCGCGCCGCCGCCCCGCGGACGGGCCGGGCGGCGAGAACGCGACCCGGGCCTTCCCGATGCCGGATCCGGACGCCACCCGGCCGCTGCGGCCCCCGGCCGTCGACCCTGGCGCGTCCCGGGGGGTACGAGCGCCGGCACCCGACGACGAACCCACCCAGCCACTGCCACCCCGCCGGTCCGGTCCGCTGGCCGAGGAGCCCACCCGTGCCTTCCGGGTGCCCGGTCGACCCACCGGCGAGGTGCCGCTGACCCGACTCGGGCGAACCGATCCCTCGGCGGACGAGACCCAGGCGATTCCGCGCCGCCGAACGGGCGATTCGGGCCGGTTCGAGCCGGGGGAGGAGCTGCCAGCGTCCATCGCGGAACCAGTCTCCGGCCCGCCCGCGCCGCGCCGCGGCTTCACGCCCATCGTCATCGAGGGCACCATCATCGAGTCCCGTGACCTCCCCGACCCGGCCGAGGCCGAGGGCCCGGCCGACGCCGCCTGGCGGTCCGGTCCGCAGTCCGCCGCCGCGCCCTCGTCCAGTCCGGGCCAGTTCGGTCCGGCAGCGTTCGCCCCGGAGCCCACAGCCCCGCCGTCCACCGGTCCGGGCCCGTTCGGCTCGGCGGCGTCCGTCCCGGAGCCCACAGCCCCGCCGTCCACCGGACTGGGCCAGTTCGGTCCGGAGCCCACAGCCCCGCCCACTTCCGGCCCGGACCAGTTCGGTCCGGCGTCGTCCGGTCCGGGATCCTCGGGGCTGGGCCTGTTCGGCCCGTCGGAGGCCGGTGTGGGCGGCGGCCCGGCGGACGGTGGCTGGGGTGGCGTGCGCGTTGACGACCGCGTCGGCGGGCAGGACGGCGAAGATCGCGCCGACCTCGCCGGACCACCGGTCGGCGTGGACGGCGCGGATCGGGTCGCCGACGATGTCGGCGGGCAGGCGCCGCGACCTCGGACGGGCAGCGGGGCGGAGCCGGCGCGGCCCGACGCCGACGACAGTGCGGAGCGCACGGTCCCGGACGGCGGCGAGCAGCACGGGCGGGCACCGGTCGAGTTCCTGCCCGCCAACACGGTCGAGGAGGACCTGCTCGGCGCGGCCGGTGCCGGCAGCACGGACACGTTCCTGTCCACGCTGCTGCTGGCCCGGGTCCTGCTGCCGGCCGCCCCGGATTCGGTGCGGGGCAGCCGCCCCGGCGACCCGGGTTTCGTCTGGCGCACCGAGCAGTTGGACGGCGAGACGTACGTGGTGGTCTACACCTCCCCGGAGCGCCTCGCCGACCACGCCGAGGGCGACGTCGACACGGTCCGGGTGAAGTTCGCCCAACTGATCCGGCGCTGGCCGGACGAGGACTGGTCGTTCGCCGTCAACCCGGGCACTCCGGTCGGGGCCAAGCTGCCCGGCGAGCAGATCGTCGCGTTGGCCAACTGGGCCGCGGAGGTGGGGCTCGGCGACGACCTGGAGGTGGACGCGGCGGAGACGCCGGTCGTGGCGGAGCCCGCCGCCCGCCCCCGGTACGCCCCGGCGGCCGTCGACCCGGCCCGACCAACCGTGATGCAGAAGGCGATCGCGCCCAGCCAGCTCGCGTACTACCTGGAGCGGGGGTACGACCGGGTCTCCGGTTTCGTGCACCGGGCCGGCGAGTTGGCCCACCTGACCACGCCGGCTCAGTTGCACGACGCGCTCGGCCTCAGCTACCCGGATTCGCCGTTCGCTCGGGACGCCGAGGAGATCTACGTGCTGCGCTGGCCGGCGCACCGGCCGAGCCTCTACCGGATCCCGTACGGCGGTCAGAACGAGCCGGCGATGCGGGCCATGGAGGGCTGGGTCATCGAACGCGCGCCGTTCCGGGGCAACGGCTTCGCCCCGGGCGAGAGCAGCGACGTGGTGGCGGAGTTCAAGGTGGACAGCGCGCGGCTGCCACATGGTGCGCAGCTCTGGCGGATCGGCGTGGACGGCACCGAGCGGGTGGTCGCGGTGCTCGACACGGACGCGGTCGTGTGGCGACAGGTCGGTGAGGCGTGA
- a CDS encoding phage holin family protein, which translates to MGFLKGLLIRLATTALAFWLATLLIPGIILESTSAVETVTTLVLVAAIFGVVNAVLQPIIKTVGCGFYLLTLGLIALVVNGLLFLLTSWIADQAGLGFSVDGFWPAAVLGALFVSIVTWILGAVLDRD; encoded by the coding sequence ATGGGTTTTCTGAAAGGGCTGCTGATTCGGCTGGCCACCACGGCGCTGGCCTTCTGGCTGGCCACACTGCTCATTCCAGGCATCATTCTGGAGTCGACCTCCGCGGTCGAGACGGTCACCACGCTGGTCCTGGTGGCGGCGATCTTCGGCGTGGTCAACGCGGTGCTCCAGCCGATCATCAAGACCGTCGGCTGTGGCTTCTACCTGCTGACCCTGGGTCTCATCGCGCTGGTGGTCAACGGCCTGCTGTTCCTGCTCACCAGCTGGATCGCCGACCAGGCCGGGCTGGGGTTCTCGGTGGACGGCTTCTGGCCGGCCGCCGTGCTGGGTGCCCTCTTCGTGAGCATCGTGACCTGGATCCTCGGCGCGGTCCTCGACCGCGACTGA
- a CDS encoding alpha/beta fold hydrolase, with amino-acid sequence MTDQRGEAVDESCVLTEGPWTHRFVGANGTQFHVVEAGTGPMVLFLHGFPEHWWAWHDMLPAVADAGFRAVAVDLRGYGASDKPPRGYDGYTLAADIAGLIRALGERSATLVGSGVGGMVAWTVASFHPSLVRRLVVLGAPHPLRLRAAIFADPRGQFAASTPALKFQLPRYEHVLTRDGAAPVAEILRRWGGPRWVAGPDFEAYAERSREAMRIPQAAFCALEGYRWAFRSVLRLHGYRFVRLMQKPLVTPTLQLHGALDVASLPRTALGSGRYVVAPYEWRLLDGVGHFPHLEAPELVLGEILRWAKS; translated from the coding sequence ATGACCGACCAGCGCGGCGAAGCCGTCGACGAGTCCTGCGTCCTCACCGAGGGGCCGTGGACCCACCGCTTCGTCGGAGCCAACGGCACCCAGTTCCACGTGGTCGAGGCCGGCACCGGACCCATGGTGCTCTTCCTGCACGGCTTCCCCGAGCACTGGTGGGCGTGGCACGACATGCTGCCGGCGGTCGCCGACGCCGGTTTCCGCGCGGTCGCTGTCGACCTGCGCGGCTACGGCGCCAGCGACAAACCACCCCGGGGGTACGACGGCTACACGCTCGCCGCCGACATCGCCGGGTTGATCCGCGCGCTCGGCGAGCGGTCGGCGACGCTGGTCGGCAGCGGTGTCGGCGGCATGGTCGCGTGGACGGTGGCCTCGTTCCACCCGTCCCTGGTCCGCCGGCTGGTGGTGCTGGGTGCCCCGCACCCGCTGCGGCTGCGCGCCGCCATCTTCGCCGACCCGCGCGGGCAGTTCGCCGCCTCCACCCCGGCGCTGAAGTTCCAGCTTCCCCGCTACGAGCACGTGCTGACCCGGGACGGCGCCGCGCCCGTGGCGGAGATCCTGCGCCGCTGGGGCGGGCCACGCTGGGTGGCCGGGCCGGACTTCGAGGCGTACGCCGAGCGGAGCCGGGAGGCGATGCGCATCCCGCAGGCCGCGTTCTGTGCGCTGGAGGGGTACCGCTGGGCGTTCCGTTCGGTGCTACGGCTGCACGGCTACCGGTTCGTCCGGCTGATGCAGAAGCCGCTGGTCACCCCAACCCTCCAGCTGCACGGGGCGCTGGACGTCGCCTCCCTGCCGCGTACCGCACTGGGCTCCGGCCGGTACGTCGTCGCCCCGTACGAGTGGCGGCTGCTCGACGGGGTGGGGCACTTCCCGCACCTGGAGGCACCGGAGCTGGTGCTCGGCGAGATCCTGCGGTGGGCCAAGTCCTGA
- a CDS encoding WXG100 family type VII secretion target, producing MSQTQAEAAVMQQTAAKFEQVDQSLQSMLTGLLAELEVLQQAWRGAGGRSFEQVKQQWSQDQAALHRALRETAGAIRTAGRQYDVSDDEAASRVAGTNRGGIQLPL from the coding sequence GTGTCCCAAACCCAGGCAGAAGCCGCGGTCATGCAGCAGACCGCCGCGAAGTTCGAGCAGGTGGACCAGTCGTTGCAGTCCATGCTGACCGGCCTGCTGGCCGAGCTAGAGGTGTTGCAGCAGGCCTGGCGCGGCGCTGGCGGGCGGTCGTTCGAGCAGGTCAAGCAGCAGTGGTCGCAGGACCAGGCGGCGCTGCACCGGGCGCTGCGGGAGACCGCCGGTGCGATCCGCACCGCCGGCCGGCAGTACGACGTCTCGGACGACGAGGCGGCCAGCCGGGTGGCCGGCACCAACCGCGGCGGCATCCAGCTGCCGCTCTGA
- the mycP gene encoding type VII secretion-associated serine protease mycosin codes for MSRSIARPVLAGLTATLLTGTAAPAVAADVALRVAPACATPLAPVRPVTALPWPQQRYDPARLAPLATGAGVTVAVVDSGVDRVHPQLAGQVLAGTDLLDPGGDGGRDCAGHGTGVASIIAAAPQPGVAFHGLAPGARILPVRVSEQQVVQGRESGRTVSASEFARAIRWAVDHDADVLNLSVVLYADDPEVHSAVRYAVDRNVVLVAAAGNLHDNGDPRPFPAAYDGVLGVGAIGAGGGRATFSQAGPYVDLVAPGSEVLAAAPGQGHHQVEGTSYAAPFVAATAALLRQYRPELTAAQVAERIVATADPAPGAGHGGGYGAGVLNPYRAVTETGGARPAGPRAVAALADDRVDPALVARQARRATARDRALLVGAVIGTTAVAVVLLALVLPRGARRRWRPADPA; via the coding sequence ATGTCCCGGTCGATTGCGCGCCCGGTCCTTGCAGGTCTGACGGCCACACTGCTGACCGGCACGGCCGCCCCGGCCGTCGCCGCCGACGTCGCGCTCCGGGTGGCACCGGCCTGCGCGACCCCACTCGCCCCCGTCCGGCCGGTCACGGCGCTGCCCTGGCCGCAGCAGCGGTACGACCCAGCGCGGCTCGCGCCGCTGGCCACCGGAGCCGGGGTGACGGTGGCGGTGGTCGACTCCGGGGTCGACCGGGTGCATCCCCAACTGGCCGGGCAGGTGCTGGCCGGTACCGACCTGCTCGACCCCGGCGGGGACGGCGGCCGGGACTGCGCCGGGCACGGCACCGGTGTGGCGAGCATCATCGCGGCGGCACCCCAACCGGGCGTCGCCTTCCACGGCCTGGCACCGGGTGCCCGGATCCTGCCGGTGCGGGTGAGTGAGCAGCAGGTGGTGCAGGGGCGGGAGTCGGGGCGCACGGTCAGCGCCAGCGAGTTTGCCCGAGCCATTCGCTGGGCCGTCGACCACGACGCCGACGTGCTGAACCTCTCCGTGGTGCTGTACGCCGACGACCCGGAGGTCCACTCCGCCGTGCGGTACGCGGTCGACCGGAACGTGGTGCTGGTGGCCGCCGCCGGCAACCTGCACGACAACGGGGACCCGCGCCCGTTCCCCGCCGCGTACGACGGGGTGCTCGGGGTGGGAGCGATCGGGGCGGGCGGTGGGCGGGCGACCTTCTCGCAGGCCGGTCCGTACGTCGACCTGGTCGCACCCGGCAGCGAGGTGCTGGCCGCCGCGCCCGGTCAGGGCCACCACCAGGTCGAGGGGACCAGCTACGCGGCGCCGTTCGTGGCTGCCACCGCGGCGCTGCTGCGCCAGTACCGGCCCGAGTTGACCGCCGCCCAGGTGGCGGAGCGGATCGTCGCCACCGCCGATCCGGCACCCGGCGCGGGTCATGGCGGCGGGTACGGCGCTGGTGTGCTGAACCCCTACCGGGCGGTCACCGAGACCGGCGGTGCCCGGCCGGCCGGCCCTCGGGCAGTCGCGGCGCTCGCCGACGACCGGGTCGACCCGGCGCTGGTCGCTCGCCAGGCTCGTCGGGCGACTGCCCGGGACCGGGCGCTGCTGGTCGGTGCCGTGATCGGCACGACGGCGGTTGCCGTGGTGCTGCTCGCCCTGGTGCTGCCCCGAGGTGCGCGCCGGCGGTGGCGCCCGGCCGACCCGGCCTGA
- a CDS encoding GNAT family N-acetyltransferase → MFSLTRADGHLLSTDPARLELERVHRWLSTDAYWALGRDRETVARAFAGSLPFGVYRPGDGRQVAVARAVTDGATFAWLCDVYVDRSARGNGLGGWLAGTVRDHLAELGVRRILLATNDAHEVYARVGFTPLDTPERWMHLDRRPAVTPVTGKEQDGS, encoded by the coding sequence GTGTTCTCGCTGACCCGCGCCGACGGCCACCTGCTCAGCACCGACCCCGCCCGACTCGAGCTGGAGCGGGTGCACCGCTGGCTGTCCACCGACGCGTACTGGGCGCTGGGGCGGGACCGGGAGACAGTCGCCCGGGCGTTCGCCGGCTCGCTGCCGTTCGGCGTCTACCGACCTGGGGACGGCCGCCAGGTGGCGGTGGCCCGGGCGGTCACCGACGGCGCCACCTTCGCCTGGCTCTGCGACGTGTACGTGGACCGCTCCGCCCGGGGCAACGGGTTGGGCGGCTGGCTGGCTGGCACGGTCCGCGACCACCTGGCCGAGTTGGGCGTACGCCGGATTCTGCTGGCCACCAACGACGCGCACGAGGTGTACGCGCGAGTGGGCTTCACGCCGTTGGACACCCCGGAGCGGTGGATGCATCTCGATCGGCGGCCAGCGGTGACGCCGGTCACCGGAAAGGAACAAGACGGCAGTTGA
- a CDS encoding WXG100 family type VII secretion target gives MDHGVLVVNFAALQQAGADIQKALNTLDSQLGQLERDAAPLVASWTGEARQAYEQRQARWRSASQDLQAMLRDIRLAVGDSATDYLDTEKKNTGLFQ, from the coding sequence ATGGACCACGGTGTGCTGGTCGTCAACTTCGCCGCGCTTCAGCAGGCCGGCGCGGACATCCAGAAGGCGCTGAACACGCTCGACTCGCAGCTCGGCCAACTCGAACGGGACGCCGCCCCGCTGGTGGCGAGCTGGACGGGCGAGGCCCGGCAGGCGTATGAGCAGCGCCAGGCGCGGTGGCGCTCCGCCTCACAGGACCTCCAGGCGATGCTGCGCGACATCAGGCTGGCGGTGGGCGACTCCGCCACCGACTATCTGGACACCGAGAAGAAGAACACCGGGCTGTTCCAGTGA
- the eccE gene encoding type VII secretion protein EccE, protein MPAITTGGPQPAIPAGPRPGIVPPAPGPSGLTETGPGLPVQDAPHRPPPRTRWASLGRRAGAGVRAGQLVTGQVAVALVLAALGRGALATVAALLAAALLVATAWVRVRGRWLFEWLGTAVGHLTRRRALAAPAGPTELLDLVAPGAVVRSTELPGGPAAVLEDTTGLVALLELGDPGDLLGDASRAIPAPSALLPPPGPEVPPLRIQLLLAGTPAPVPAAGGTVGTSYRQLTDGRLVGRERAVLAVRVLRVDGWSEEDLRRVLAGTLRRLVRRLGPLTARPLGVPAALRVLGELAHHDGHPVRESWPVLRSGALLQATFRLIHWPDVHSAGARRLVARLLALPATATTVSLCAGPPSATGVPTELTVRLAAGTATELTAAAEALNRLVTGLGGQVRRLDGAHLDGLAGTLPLALAATGAQPRPAVDGWELTLGEAGMMVGTNRHGGAVTVRLFRPESTRVLLVGGVRAAQLVALRAMALGALVVVQTARPRAWEPFVRGVGAPGGTIPLIPPGRPVADGVGTALRPLLLVVDAGPVPAEAEPGPPWRATLVVRDELTPADVDTLSRADLAVLQPLDAAEAALAGAALGLGGSAEWLTRIRDDMVAVVNRRALRWALLSPTPIESQLIGRPARG, encoded by the coding sequence GTGCCGGCGATCACCACCGGAGGACCGCAGCCGGCGATCCCCGCCGGGCCCAGGCCAGGCATTGTCCCGCCGGCGCCCGGGCCGAGCGGGCTCACCGAAACCGGCCCGGGTCTTCCCGTCCAGGACGCACCTCACCGACCGCCGCCCCGCACCCGCTGGGCCTCGCTCGGCCGACGCGCGGGGGCCGGGGTGCGCGCCGGCCAACTGGTCACCGGGCAGGTCGCGGTGGCGCTCGTCCTCGCCGCCCTGGGCCGGGGCGCCCTGGCCACCGTCGCGGCCCTGCTGGCAGCGGCGCTACTGGTGGCGACCGCCTGGGTCCGGGTCCGGGGCCGTTGGCTCTTCGAGTGGCTGGGCACCGCCGTCGGGCACCTGACCCGTCGCCGGGCGCTGGCCGCGCCGGCCGGCCCGACCGAGTTGCTCGACCTGGTCGCCCCGGGTGCCGTGGTCCGCTCGACGGAGCTGCCCGGCGGGCCGGCCGCGGTGCTGGAGGACACCACCGGCCTGGTGGCGCTCCTCGAGCTCGGCGACCCCGGTGACCTGCTCGGCGATGCGTCCCGGGCGATCCCGGCGCCGTCCGCGCTGCTGCCCCCGCCCGGGCCGGAGGTACCGCCGCTGCGGATCCAACTGCTGCTCGCCGGGACACCGGCACCCGTTCCGGCGGCGGGCGGCACGGTCGGCACGTCGTACCGACAGCTCACCGACGGTCGGCTCGTCGGGCGGGAGCGGGCCGTACTGGCGGTCCGGGTGCTACGGGTCGACGGCTGGTCGGAGGAGGATCTGCGCCGGGTGCTCGCCGGCACGCTGCGCCGGCTCGTCCGCCGGCTCGGGCCGCTGACCGCGCGGCCGCTCGGCGTACCCGCGGCGCTCCGCGTCCTGGGCGAGCTGGCCCACCACGACGGCCATCCGGTGCGGGAGTCCTGGCCGGTGCTCCGGTCCGGCGCACTGCTCCAGGCCACCTTCCGGCTGATCCACTGGCCGGACGTCCACAGTGCGGGTGCGCGGCGGCTGGTGGCACGGCTGCTCGCGCTGCCGGCGACCGCGACGACCGTGTCGCTCTGCGCGGGCCCGCCTTCGGCCACCGGGGTGCCGACCGAGCTGACCGTACGCCTGGCCGCCGGGACGGCGACGGAGCTGACCGCGGCCGCCGAGGCGCTGAACCGGCTGGTGACCGGCCTGGGCGGGCAGGTCCGCCGGCTCGACGGCGCGCACCTCGACGGGCTGGCCGGCACGCTGCCGCTCGCGCTCGCCGCCACCGGGGCGCAGCCACGACCGGCGGTGGATGGCTGGGAGCTGACCCTGGGTGAGGCCGGGATGATGGTCGGCACCAACCGGCACGGCGGTGCGGTCACCGTGCGGCTGTTCCGACCGGAGAGCACCCGCGTGCTGCTGGTGGGCGGGGTACGCGCCGCTCAGCTGGTGGCGCTGCGCGCGATGGCACTGGGGGCCCTGGTGGTGGTGCAGACCGCGCGCCCGCGCGCCTGGGAGCCGTTCGTCCGGGGCGTGGGCGCGCCCGGCGGGACGATCCCGCTGATTCCGCCGGGTCGCCCGGTCGCCGACGGAGTGGGCACCGCGCTGCGGCCGTTGCTGTTGGTGGTCGACGCGGGACCGGTGCCGGCCGAGGCCGAGCCGGGCCCGCCGTGGCGGGCCACCCTGGTGGTCCGGGACGAATTGACCCCGGCGGACGTCGACACGCTCAGCCGGGCCGACCTGGCGGTGCTGCAACCGCTGGACGCCGCCGAGGCAGCCCTGGCCGGTGCCGCGCTGGGGCTGGGCGGCTCAGCCGAGTGGCTGACCCGGATCCGGGACGACATGGTGGCCGTGGTGAACCGGCGAGCACTGCGGTGGGCGCTGCTCTCCCCCACCCCGATCGAGTCGCAGCTGATTGGGCGGCCGGCGCGCGGCTGA
- the rarD gene encoding EamA family transporter RarD: MTPLRLGYLYGLGAYLLWGFFPLYLKLLRPAGPLEILAHRIVWSVVFVALLLAALRNIGFLRALLRRPWALAGIVAAAALIAVNWGTYIYGVNSDRVVETALGYFINPLVVVLLGVTVLGERLRPAQWVALGIGASAVAVLTVDYGRLPWLALTLAFSFAGYGLVKKRLGLPAAEGLFVESAVLALPALGYLAWLTRRAESTFGHVSAGHTALLVVAGAATAIPLLLFAGAANRLPLTNLGMIQYLAPILQLGCGVLIFHEPMPPARLAGFALVWLALIVFTADAVRQSHRTRLATRTPSPSPSPEPVTGRRR, encoded by the coding sequence GTGACGCCACTCCGCCTGGGATACCTCTACGGCCTCGGCGCGTACCTGCTCTGGGGTTTCTTCCCGCTCTACCTGAAGCTGCTGCGACCGGCCGGCCCGCTGGAGATCCTGGCGCACCGCATCGTCTGGTCGGTCGTCTTCGTGGCCCTGCTGCTGGCCGCGCTGCGCAACATCGGCTTCCTGCGGGCGCTGCTGCGCCGGCCCTGGGCACTGGCCGGGATCGTCGCCGCCGCCGCGCTGATCGCGGTCAACTGGGGCACCTACATCTACGGGGTCAACTCCGACCGGGTGGTGGAGACGGCGCTCGGCTACTTCATCAACCCGCTGGTGGTGGTGCTGCTCGGGGTGACGGTGCTGGGCGAGCGGCTACGCCCGGCGCAGTGGGTGGCACTGGGCATCGGCGCGTCGGCGGTCGCGGTGCTCACCGTGGACTACGGCCGGCTGCCCTGGCTGGCACTGACCCTGGCCTTCAGCTTCGCCGGGTACGGCCTGGTCAAGAAGCGGCTCGGGCTGCCCGCCGCAGAGGGGCTCTTCGTCGAGTCGGCGGTGCTGGCGCTGCCCGCGCTGGGCTACCTGGCCTGGCTGACCCGGCGCGCCGAGTCGACCTTCGGGCACGTCTCGGCCGGGCACACCGCGCTGCTGGTGGTGGCCGGTGCGGCCACCGCGATCCCGCTGCTGCTCTTCGCCGGGGCCGCCAACCGCCTGCCGCTGACCAACCTCGGCATGATCCAGTATCTGGCGCCGATCCTTCAGCTCGGCTGCGGCGTGCTGATCTTCCACGAGCCGATGCCGCCGGCCCGCCTCGCCGGCTTCGCGCTGGTCTGGCTCGCCCTGATCGTCTTCACCGCCGACGCCGTCCGCCAGTCCCACCGCACCCGTCTCGCCACCCGCACCCCCTCCCCCTCCCCAAGCCCTGAGCCGGTTACGGGACGGCGAAGGTGA